In a single window of the Rhizoctonia solani chromosome 16, complete sequence genome:
- a CDS encoding pre-mRNA-splicing factor CWC18, with the protein MPTATAPVPSLAEESELRKTRLLALRRKKLGDNTEVPGLPQIKQRNFDADARKVIKKKDATDEEDTVEKQVAGLAELIIADDEQKREEELDLTNIAPKRPNWDLKRDLDKKLVKLERQTQRAIHTLIRQRLSGQKEVPTDLAATLSAAQKANDQDIEGEDADSDED; encoded by the exons ATGCCGACCGCGACAGCACCAGTTCCCTCACTTGCGGAAGAATCCGAGCTCCGCAAGACTAGGCTCCTTGCGCTCAGGCGGAAAAAGCTTGGGGATAATACAGAGGTTCCAGG CCTCCCCCAGATCAAGCAACGAAACTTTGACGCGGATGCTCGGAAAGTTATCAAGAAGAAAGATGCTACCGACGAAGAGGACACTGTGGAGAAGCAGGTCGCTGGTCTGGCGGAGTTAATTATTGCAGACGACGAGCAAAAGAGGGAGGAGGAGCTT GATCTGACAAACATCGCACCCAAACGGCCAAACTGGGATTTGAAACGAGACTTGGACAAGAAACTTGTCAAGCTCGAACGTCAAACACAGCGAGCGATACATACGCTTATTC GGCAACGACTGTCCGGTCAAAAAGAGGTACCCACTGATCTCGCCGCCACGCTGAGCGCAGCCCAAAAAGCCAACGACCAGGACATTGAGGGAGAAGACGCTGATTCGGACGAGGATTAA